One window from the genome of Natrialba magadii ATCC 43099 encodes:
- a CDS encoding helix-turn-helix transcriptional regulator gives MLPHTTDTALDDIEFLARSPHRVTVLESLAEQPQSRAALRSETGASASTVGRLLREFEARHWIVREGNEYVATQLGSFVAAGLGELIERIETERTLREVWEWLPIEASEFPIEIGADAVVTVAETSDPYRPINRFVELLRETSEFRFLGFDLALLDPCREEFCQRIIDGMQTEIIDPPHVAAAVRRMYPDLSTETLESDNITVLLHEEVPPYGISLFDHRVGISGYNQDSGTVKVFVDTETPAARRWAEDTYQRFRREARPLAAGPELE, from the coding sequence ATGTTACCACACACCACAGACACGGCGCTCGACGACATCGAGTTTCTGGCTCGCTCGCCCCACCGAGTTACCGTACTCGAGTCCCTCGCCGAACAGCCACAGAGTCGGGCGGCGCTTCGTTCGGAGACGGGGGCGTCGGCGTCGACGGTCGGTCGGCTGCTTCGAGAGTTCGAGGCGCGCCACTGGATCGTTCGGGAGGGAAACGAATACGTGGCGACGCAATTGGGTTCGTTCGTCGCAGCGGGGCTCGGCGAGCTCATCGAACGGATCGAAACCGAGCGGACGCTGCGCGAGGTCTGGGAGTGGTTGCCCATTGAGGCGAGCGAGTTCCCCATCGAGATTGGTGCCGACGCGGTGGTGACGGTCGCAGAGACGAGTGATCCGTACCGACCGATCAACCGGTTCGTCGAGTTGCTTCGAGAGACGAGCGAGTTTCGATTCCTTGGTTTCGATCTGGCGCTGCTCGATCCCTGTCGAGAGGAGTTCTGCCAGCGGATTATCGACGGGATGCAAACGGAGATTATCGACCCACCACACGTTGCGGCTGCTGTGCGCCGAATGTACCCGGACCTCTCGACAGAGACCCTCGAGAGCGACAATATCACCGTCTTGCTCCACGAGGAGGTGCCACCCTACGGAATCAGTCTGTTCGATCACCGCGTCGGCATCAGCGGCTACAATCAGGACAGCGGTACCGTCAAGGTGTTCGTCGACACGGAAACGCCAGCGGCTCGCCGCTGGGCCGAGGACACCTACCAGCGGTTCCGGCGTGAGGCGCGTCCGCTCGCGGCCGGCCCGGAACTCGAGTGA
- a CDS encoding DUF1059 domain-containing protein, translated as MTANVHDEETTTALQVACDTAVSGCVFTMRTEENDRERLLEITRDHVAEQHGKDYTLEEIEEQHVETVDVSTDGHDH; from the coding sequence ATGACAGCAAACGTTCACGACGAGGAAACAACGACAGCGCTTCAGGTTGCCTGCGACACGGCTGTCTCGGGCTGTGTCTTCACGATGCGGACCGAAGAGAACGACAGGGAGCGACTACTCGAGATCACACGCGACCACGTCGCCGAACAGCACGGAAAGGATTACACACTCGAGGAGATCGAAGAACAGCACGTCGAAACGGTCGACGTCTCGACGGACGGGCACGACCACTAG
- a CDS encoding methyltransferase domain-containing protein encodes MAYKLDERELEEKVTTLYQAVATEPDEEYHFEMGRPLAEQLGYPTADLDRIPERALASFAGVGYHIDMAGLRAGDSVLDLGSGSGTDAFVAALHVGDEGRVVGIDMTDEQLEGARAARDAAGMDTVSFERGYIEELPFGDDSFDVVLSNGVINLSAQKERVFEEVERVLAPNGRLALSDIVSREHMPERIKNDVDLWASCIGGAMQLDDYTDVIERPGIDIVVMRANPQYEFTSERAQGACQRYGVRSISIGARVNPHR; translated from the coding sequence ATGGCATACAAACTCGACGAACGCGAACTTGAGGAGAAGGTAACGACACTCTATCAAGCGGTTGCGACGGAGCCGGACGAGGAGTACCACTTCGAAATGGGGCGACCGCTGGCGGAGCAACTGGGGTATCCGACGGCGGATCTCGACCGGATTCCAGAGCGTGCACTCGCATCGTTCGCTGGGGTTGGCTACCACATAGACATGGCCGGACTTCGAGCCGGCGATTCGGTACTCGACCTGGGGAGCGGGTCGGGGACGGACGCCTTTGTCGCCGCCTTGCACGTTGGCGACGAGGGACGCGTCGTCGGGATCGACATGACCGACGAGCAACTCGAGGGCGCACGTGCCGCTCGCGACGCGGCCGGGATGGACACCGTCTCGTTCGAACGCGGCTACATCGAGGAGTTACCTTTCGGTGACGACTCCTTCGACGTCGTGCTCTCGAACGGCGTAATCAACCTCTCGGCGCAGAAAGAACGGGTATTCGAGGAGGTCGAGCGGGTCCTCGCACCGAACGGACGCCTCGCGCTCTCAGATATCGTCAGCCGAGAGCACATGCCGGAACGGATCAAGAACGACGTGGATCTCTGGGCGTCGTGTATCGGCGGCGCGATGCAGCTCGACGACTACACCGACGTCATCGAACGTCCCGGCATCGATATCGTTGTGATGCGCGCGAATCCACAGTACGAGTTTACCTCAGAGCGCGCACAGGGTGCCTGCCAGCGCTACGGCGTGCGGAGCATCTCGATCGGGGCTCGCGTCAACCCTCATCGGTAA
- a CDS encoding HTTM domain-containing protein, which yields MVSATSTLSALRTALRERVRTDTRSLALFRIALALLILADLFLRSRNFSYFYTEAGPVPQSLATIALPADVPAVYFLTTDPAGTAALFVLHGVLAVLLLVGYHTRIVTALSFVFVLSLDLRNPLVLSYADTLFAWLLFWAIFLPLGERWSIDAVHVDRESRASVASIGSALALFQMITMYTVNGYHKSGSDLWTSGEAAVLVFGLDDMTFLLADSLHAVPSLLQAGGLAWYYMLSVSGLLVLAHGRFRTGLVSIYMVAHLSFAVTVRIGAFAFVALAGLLLFLQSSFWDDLSAVAQRLSLPTTTATTTTTADTHRTVHTRLPLARRYRSHRILSTATATATETATAIATHLPRLRLEYTANLTHRIRHNPARTVAATVVALGAVVALVSVLSAGGLVSDEVDPATEIERGATGFIDHQTEWSIFAPEPRTTDRYYVFPAETASGERFDVYNDRALSFDRPYDNLQHQYETYRERFYMNSVGSADPPETTALLAEHICTEWNEAHDGGDELTHLTMYQVQEEVTRETIGTPDERDRSAVLLYKHGCDDNEPIEIVDPERDGMP from the coding sequence ATGGTCTCGGCTACCTCTACGCTCTCGGCGCTGCGAACTGCCCTTCGCGAGCGTGTCCGCACCGATACCCGATCGCTCGCGCTCTTTCGAATTGCTCTTGCACTGTTGATTCTCGCCGATCTCTTCCTTCGATCCCGGAACTTTTCGTACTTTTACACGGAGGCCGGCCCAGTCCCTCAGTCGCTCGCAACGATCGCACTACCGGCTGACGTGCCGGCCGTATACTTCCTCACCACAGATCCTGCCGGCACGGCGGCGCTGTTCGTCCTCCACGGCGTACTCGCCGTCCTGTTGCTCGTTGGCTACCACACTCGGATCGTGACTGCGCTCTCGTTCGTGTTCGTTCTCTCGCTCGACCTGCGGAACCCGCTGGTGCTGAGCTACGCCGATACGCTGTTCGCCTGGCTGCTTTTCTGGGCGATCTTCCTCCCGCTCGGCGAACGGTGGTCGATCGACGCTGTCCACGTTGATCGGGAATCGAGAGCCAGCGTCGCGAGCATCGGTTCGGCGCTCGCACTCTTTCAGATGATCACGATGTACACGGTCAACGGCTATCACAAGTCAGGCTCTGACCTGTGGACGAGTGGCGAGGCGGCCGTCCTCGTCTTCGGCCTCGACGACATGACCTTTCTCCTCGCGGACTCGCTTCACGCAGTCCCGTCGTTGCTCCAGGCCGGCGGCCTCGCGTGGTACTACATGCTCAGTGTCTCCGGCCTGCTCGTCCTCGCACACGGTCGGTTCCGCACTGGACTCGTCTCGATTTACATGGTCGCACACCTGTCGTTCGCCGTCACCGTCCGCATCGGCGCGTTCGCGTTCGTCGCGCTCGCCGGCCTCCTCCTCTTTTTGCAGTCGTCGTTCTGGGACGATCTCTCGGCCGTTGCACAGCGACTCTCGCTTCCAACTACGACCGCGACCACGACCACGACCGCCGACACCCACAGAACAGTCCACACTCGACTCCCGCTCGCTCGTCGCTACCGCAGCCACCGTATCCTCTCAACTGCAACTGCAACTGCAACTGAAACTGCAACTGCAATCGCCACCCACCTGCCACGGCTCCGACTCGAGTACACTGCAAATCTCACACATCGAATCCGACACAACCCCGCCCGGACAGTGGCGGCAACCGTTGTCGCGCTCGGAGCCGTCGTCGCGCTGGTGTCGGTGCTCTCAGCTGGCGGGCTGGTCAGTGACGAGGTCGATCCGGCTACGGAAATCGAACGGGGGGCGACCGGGTTCATCGACCACCAGACGGAGTGGAGTATCTTTGCACCGGAGCCGCGAACGACGGACCGCTACTACGTCTTCCCGGCGGAGACTGCCTCGGGCGAGCGCTTCGACGTGTACAACGACCGGGCGTTGTCGTTCGATCGGCCGTACGATAACCTGCAACACCAGTACGAGACGTACCGTGAGCGCTTCTACATGAACAGTGTCGGGTCGGCAGACCCGCCCGAGACAACTGCCCTGCTGGCCGAACACATCTGCACTGAGTGGAACGAGGCCCACGACGGCGGCGACGAACTCACGCACCTCACGATGTACCAAGTGCAAGAGGAGGTGACCCGCGAGACGATCGGAACGCCGGACGAGCGCGATCGCTCGGCGGTGTTGCTGTATAAACACGGCTGCGATGACAACGAGCCGATCGAAATCGTGGACCCCGAGCGGGATGGGATGCCGTAG
- a CDS encoding DUF7260 family protein, giving the protein MHYHVPRDWCDSSASLDRFTPILQEAIQMSAGHRRTELETMARVLEREIASLNEAVTAVDGVLEWLETVDKSPLSSLGFEALRERHEALAVRRMCCQRFVKERQETLARVSAQETPAKTAHREVVEYLYQEQRQTYPVLAAMVALDRLCGTCQRVVRAHLVRRA; this is encoded by the coding sequence CTGCACTATCACGTCCCACGCGACTGGTGTGACAGCAGCGCGTCTCTCGATCGGTTTACGCCAATACTGCAGGAAGCGATCCAGATGAGCGCGGGCCATCGCCGAACCGAACTCGAGACGATGGCTCGCGTCCTGGAGCGCGAAATAGCCTCGCTAAACGAGGCAGTAACTGCGGTCGACGGCGTACTCGAGTGGCTCGAAACGGTGGACAAGTCGCCGCTGTCGTCGCTCGGGTTCGAAGCGCTTCGAGAACGCCACGAAGCCCTCGCTGTTCGCCGAATGTGCTGTCAGCGATTCGTCAAGGAGCGACAGGAGACGTTGGCGCGGGTGAGTGCGCAGGAGACGCCTGCCAAAACGGCTCATCGCGAGGTTGTCGAGTACCTGTATCAGGAGCAGCGACAGACGTATCCGGTTCTGGCCGCGATGGTGGCTCTCGATCGGCTCTGTGGGACGTGCCAGCGGGTTGTTCGTGCTCACCTCGTCCGGCGTGCCTGA
- a CDS encoding glycosyltransferase, translating to MSASTTRSAVEDSSSTPAPPPIDVSIVIPARNEAAYLRGALSSIAALDTAYEYEVIVVDGASTDDTQVIAREYGATVVEEEGSSIAVARNRGASHADGEWLAFVDADTRMRADYLTEMLGFVEREGIAAASSRCWMTGPVRAKLMEATINQLFPRLASPVLPGFNCVVHRRAFHDVGGFPDVPNEDTAFSRRLGRQYPTAYHPDVLVASSGRRITDDGLTGTLWHYLRLDVGRLRSS from the coding sequence ATGTCCGCGAGTACGACCCGGTCGGCAGTTGAGGACTCATCGTCGACACCAGCCCCACCACCCATCGACGTGAGCATCGTTATCCCCGCACGAAACGAGGCCGCATACCTGCGCGGCGCGCTCTCGAGTATCGCCGCGCTCGACACCGCCTACGAGTACGAGGTGATCGTCGTCGACGGCGCGTCTACCGACGACACGCAGGTGATCGCCCGCGAGTACGGGGCGACGGTCGTCGAGGAGGAGGGCTCGAGTATCGCCGTGGCTCGTAACCGTGGTGCCAGCCACGCCGACGGCGAGTGGCTTGCGTTCGTCGATGCCGACACCCGCATGCGGGCTGATTACCTCACCGAGATGCTGGGGTTCGTCGAACGCGAGGGGATCGCGGCCGCGAGTTCGCGCTGTTGGATGACCGGCCCCGTTCGCGCGAAGCTGATGGAGGCGACGATCAATCAGCTCTTCCCACGGCTTGCGTCCCCGGTGCTGCCAGGGTTCAACTGCGTCGTACACCGGCGGGCGTTCCACGATGTGGGCGGCTTTCCGGACGTCCCGAACGAGGATACGGCGTTCAGCCGACGGCTCGGCCGACAGTATCCGACGGCCTACCATCCCGACGTACTCGTCGCGAGTTCTGGCCGCCGGATTACCGACGATGGACTGACGGGAACGCTCTGGCACTATTTGCGGCTGGACGTGGGCCGACTCCGGTCCTCGTGA
- a CDS encoding pyridoxamine 5'-phosphate oxidase family protein, with amino-acid sequence MSTVSAETAELLESEPLMAHLGTCVDERPHVAPVWYSYDESAEVVEVVTSGKKLANIRENPRVALSIQADEGGQTQWTVSLLGTATIVEDEAANEDARRRIHAKYDAPADAYADNTLVRIDVGSATSQTY; translated from the coding sequence GTGTCTACCGTCTCAGCCGAGACTGCCGAGCTACTCGAGAGCGAACCGCTCATGGCACACCTCGGAACCTGTGTCGACGAGCGACCACACGTCGCGCCGGTCTGGTACTCCTACGACGAGTCGGCCGAGGTCGTCGAGGTCGTGACGAGTGGGAAGAAACTGGCGAACATCAGGGAGAACCCGCGCGTCGCGCTTTCGATACAGGCTGACGAGGGCGGACAGACCCAGTGGACGGTGAGCCTGCTCGGCACGGCGACGATCGTCGAGGACGAGGCAGCGAACGAGGACGCTCGCCGGCGAATCCATGCGAAGTACGACGCGCCTGCAGACGCTTACGCGGATAACACGCTGGTGCGGATCGACGTGGGGTCGGCAACGTCACAGACGTATTGA
- a CDS encoding TspO/MBR family protein, which translates to MEVVRELPPRPSAREVAVAVGMIIGVNVIGSSPSLVFGSDTSWFAEPWFFPPGIVFGIAWTTLFTLMGLALYLVWRHGTSRSDVRLAIAIFAVQLVVNVSWTPAFFGLQRADLGLLVIAVLWVAVVATIWTFARVDRLAAVLLVPYIAWVSFAAVLNYTIYAS; encoded by the coding sequence ATGGAGGTTGTACGCGAACTCCCGCCACGACCGTCTGCGCGCGAGGTTGCGGTCGCGGTCGGTATGATCATCGGCGTCAACGTGATCGGCTCGTCGCCGTCGCTCGTTTTCGGTTCGGATACGAGCTGGTTCGCCGAGCCGTGGTTCTTTCCGCCGGGGATCGTTTTCGGGATCGCCTGGACGACCCTGTTCACGCTGATGGGACTCGCGCTGTACCTCGTCTGGCGACACGGCACCTCCCGGAGCGATGTTCGCCTCGCAATTGCTATTTTCGCGGTGCAACTCGTCGTGAACGTCTCGTGGACGCCCGCGTTTTTCGGCCTGCAGCGGGCGGATCTCGGCTTGCTCGTCATCGCGGTGCTGTGGGTCGCCGTCGTCGCGACCATCTGGACGTTTGCCCGCGTCGATCGACTGGCGGCGGTGTTGCTGGTTCCCTACATCGCCTGGGTCTCGTTCGCCGCCGTGCTCAACTACACGATTTACGCCAGCTGA
- a CDS encoding Nif3-like dinuclear metal center hexameric protein has protein sequence MELAAFVDRLDETLDTAAYADLDASANGLQVGPHERTVEHVAFAVDGVQETFEQAIEADADVLVTHHGISWGGFDRVTGRTYDRLQPLIEHDLALYVSHLPLDGHQKLGNAAGVADVLGLENRQPFGELGPEYIGQRGRATDSYTPAELRDQLESTLETGGQPVQVLEFGPDEIEEVGIITGSGTDWLDEAVEAGVDALVTGEGKQKAYHEAREAGIHVVLAGHYATETFGVRAVRERVESWDVDLETSYFEVPTGL, from the coding sequence ATGGAACTCGCCGCGTTCGTCGACCGACTCGACGAGACGCTCGACACCGCAGCGTACGCCGACCTCGACGCCAGCGCGAACGGCCTCCAGGTCGGACCACACGAGAGAACAGTCGAGCACGTCGCGTTCGCAGTCGACGGCGTCCAAGAGACGTTCGAGCAGGCGATCGAGGCCGACGCGGACGTGCTGGTCACCCACCACGGCATCTCCTGGGGCGGCTTTGATCGTGTGACTGGTCGAACCTACGACCGCCTCCAACCGCTGATCGAACACGACCTCGCGCTGTACGTCTCACACCTCCCACTCGACGGCCACCAGAAACTCGGCAACGCCGCCGGCGTCGCCGACGTCCTCGGCCTCGAAAACCGCCAGCCGTTCGGCGAACTCGGCCCCGAGTACATCGGCCAGCGCGGCCGCGCTACTGACTCGTATACGCCTGCCGAACTGCGCGACCAACTCGAGTCCACTCTCGAGACGGGCGGCCAGCCAGTGCAAGTACTCGAGTTCGGCCCGGACGAAATCGAGGAGGTAGGGATCATCACGGGAAGCGGGACGGACTGGCTCGACGAGGCAGTCGAGGCGGGCGTGGATGCGCTTGTGACGGGAGAGGGGAAACAGAAGGCCTACCACGAGGCCAGGGAGGCTGGCATTCACGTCGTGCTGGCAGGCCACTACGCGACGGAGACGTTCGGCGTCCGAGCAGTTCGGGAGCGCGTCGAGTCGTGGGACGTCGACCTCGAGACGAGTTATTTCGAGGTTCCAACCGGGCTGTAG
- a CDS encoding class I SAM-dependent methyltransferase has product MNVTDVHDRWESLSGAYSPEYYAYYGPNATSKALQQTLSELVDPNASVLELGCSSGRHLAHLHEHGYENLAGIDINETAFEVMAQNSPELFEAGTFYCCSIEHLVDSLPTNRFDVVYSVETIQHVHPDNDWVFDDLARIASTAVITAENEGNTSNGDSGSDSTAEAEPEAGPEAEAGPGPEAESYSASGPDSDSPLREVREVDGLPLYIRDWEQVFTDRGLRPVDCTDTEIERHTVRAFDCRS; this is encoded by the coding sequence ATGAACGTAACCGACGTCCACGACCGCTGGGAATCGCTCTCGGGAGCTTACTCCCCCGAATACTACGCCTACTACGGCCCGAACGCGACGAGCAAGGCCCTTCAGCAGACGCTGTCCGAACTCGTCGACCCGAATGCGTCCGTCCTCGAACTCGGCTGCAGTTCGGGACGCCACCTCGCACACCTCCACGAACACGGTTACGAAAATCTCGCCGGCATCGACATCAACGAAACCGCCTTCGAGGTGATGGCTCAGAACTCACCCGAACTGTTCGAAGCGGGCACCTTCTACTGCTGCTCGATCGAACACCTCGTCGACTCTCTCCCGACGAATCGCTTCGACGTCGTCTACTCGGTCGAAACGATTCAGCACGTCCACCCCGACAACGACTGGGTGTTCGACGACCTCGCTCGTATCGCCAGTACTGCGGTTATCACGGCCGAGAACGAGGGTAATACCTCGAACGGGGATTCTGGGTCCGATTCGACAGCGGAAGCAGAGCCAGAAGCAGGGCCAGAAGCAGAAGCAGGGCCAGGGCCAGAAGCAGAATCATATTCAGCTTCAGGCCCAGACTCAGATTCCCCACTGCGCGAAGTCCGCGAAGTCGACGGACTCCCGCTCTACATCCGAGACTGGGAACAGGTCTTCACCGACCGCGGTCTCCGGCCGGTCGACTGCACCGATACCGAAATCGAGCGCCACACGGTGCGTGCGTTCGACTGTCGGTCGTAG
- a CDS encoding acetamidase/formamidase family protein → MSRRTISHEEGAIYEFTPELEPIATVESGEKLTIDTRDSLDGAVQSDSDVIEAVPDEVNAATGPIEVAGAKPGDVLRVDIEDIRLTEEHGRVISIEGFGLLAGHDGIEAPKTRMTPVEDGSLSFEGIDADIPVDPLIGTIGVATESETHTTLVPHNHGGNLDTTDLAAGNTVYLPVFQEGAMLAMGDCKAAMADGEMCGTGAEIGTDIDVTVEVLKEPETELERPLIETPDAWKPLANAETLEEACELANRDALELLSAEHDISTTDAYLFSSLVGGLEISQVVDPLVTVRNSIPKEYLSSPF, encoded by the coding sequence ATGTCGCGACGAACGATCAGTCACGAGGAGGGCGCTATCTACGAGTTCACGCCGGAACTGGAACCGATCGCAACGGTCGAATCTGGCGAGAAGCTGACGATCGACACCAGAGACAGCTTAGACGGCGCAGTCCAGTCCGATTCGGACGTGATCGAAGCCGTCCCCGACGAGGTCAACGCCGCAACGGGACCCATCGAAGTCGCAGGTGCCAAACCGGGCGACGTACTTCGCGTCGACATCGAGGACATCCGCCTCACGGAAGAACACGGTCGCGTCATCTCGATCGAGGGCTTCGGTTTACTCGCCGGCCACGACGGGATCGAGGCCCCGAAAACACGGATGACACCCGTCGAAGATGGCAGCCTCTCGTTCGAGGGAATCGACGCCGACATCCCAGTCGACCCGCTCATCGGCACCATCGGCGTCGCGACTGAGTCGGAAACACACACGACGCTCGTCCCACACAACCACGGCGGCAACCTCGACACGACGGATCTCGCCGCCGGGAACACAGTCTATCTCCCCGTCTTTCAGGAGGGTGCCATGCTCGCGATGGGCGACTGCAAGGCTGCGATGGCCGACGGCGAGATGTGCGGCACCGGCGCGGAGATCGGCACGGACATCGACGTGACGGTCGAAGTGTTGAAAGAGCCCGAGACGGAGCTCGAACGCCCGCTGATCGAAACGCCCGACGCCTGGAAGCCGCTGGCCAACGCGGAGACACTGGAGGAAGCCTGCGAACTGGCCAACCGGGATGCACTCGAACTGCTGTCCGCAGAGCACGATATCAGTACGACTGACGCCTACCTGTTCTCGAGTCTGGTTGGTGGACTGGAGATCAGTCAGGTCGTGGACCCGCTGGTGACGGTGCGGAATTCGATTCCGAAGGAGTATCTGTCGTCGCCGTTCTGA
- the speB gene encoding agmatinase, with the protein MFPGATDEREAADTAAESARGDANFVVVGAPLDVSTTFQPGTRFGPRQLRTFAEPFDDYDHRTDQYFSDLGVLDHGDVRAWDDVSAYLEWLEGTLRDIVWDDAVPLTLGGEHTVSLAGARAVEPEVVVSLDAHLDLRDDYDGNPLSHASVMRRILDDVDSVEELVVIGARAGSEAEWERATEDDVTVVPPEDVADWNATGWVDNREAYLSVDIDAADPGYAPGTGTTEPFGLEPRELRNVVRAVAPQATGFDIVEVNDRDDGQAASLGAKLLREFVYEHAAERL; encoded by the coding sequence ATGTTTCCTGGGGCGACTGACGAACGCGAGGCAGCAGACACGGCGGCCGAGTCCGCCCGTGGAGACGCGAACTTCGTGGTCGTCGGTGCGCCCCTGGACGTGTCGACGACCTTTCAGCCGGGGACCAGATTCGGTCCGCGGCAACTGCGGACGTTTGCAGAGCCGTTCGACGATTACGACCATCGGACGGACCAGTACTTTTCGGACCTCGGCGTTCTCGACCACGGCGACGTTCGCGCGTGGGACGACGTGTCCGCGTATCTCGAGTGGCTCGAGGGAACGCTGCGCGATATCGTCTGGGACGACGCCGTCCCGCTCACCCTCGGTGGCGAGCACACGGTCTCGCTGGCCGGCGCTCGGGCCGTCGAACCCGAGGTTGTCGTCTCGCTCGACGCCCATCTGGATCTGCGAGACGACTACGACGGCAACCCGCTTTCACACGCGAGCGTCATGCGCCGCATTCTCGACGACGTCGACTCGGTCGAGGAACTGGTCGTCATCGGTGCTCGCGCCGGCAGCGAAGCCGAGTGGGAGCGGGCCACGGAAGACGACGTGACCGTCGTTCCACCCGAAGATGTCGCTGACTGGAACGCAACAGGGTGGGTCGACAATCGAGAGGCCTACCTCAGCGTCGACATCGACGCCGCAGATCCCGGCTACGCGCCCGGTACCGGAACCACGGAGCCGTTCGGTCTCGAGCCACGCGAGTTGCGCAACGTGGTTCGAGCGGTCGCACCACAGGCGACTGGCTTCGATATCGTCGAGGTCAACGACCGCGACGACGGCCAGGCGGCCTCGCTCGGCGCGAAGCTACTGCGAGAGTTCGTCTACGAGCACGCAGCAGAGCGGCTGTAG
- a CDS encoding translation initiation factor IF-5A: MAKQQQEVRDLQEGSYVVIDDAACKINAYSTAKPGKHGSAKARIEAVGVFDGKKRSLSQPVDAKIWVPIIERKQGQVVSVDGDDMQVMDLETYETITMRMPEDVDASPDENIEYLEMEDQRKIV; the protein is encoded by the coding sequence ATGGCGAAACAGCAGCAAGAAGTTCGCGACCTCCAGGAAGGTAGCTACGTAGTTATTGACGACGCAGCGTGCAAGATCAACGCGTACTCGACGGCGAAGCCAGGCAAGCACGGCAGCGCCAAGGCCCGAATCGAGGCTGTCGGCGTCTTCGACGGGAAGAAGCGCTCGCTCTCCCAGCCAGTCGACGCGAAGATCTGGGTTCCGATCATCGAGCGCAAACAGGGTCAGGTCGTCTCCGTCGACGGCGACGACATGCAGGTCATGGACCTGGAAACGTACGAAACGATCACGATGCGCATGCCCGAGGATGTCGACGCTTCCCCTGACGAGAACATCGAGTACCTCGAGATGGAAGACCAGCGAAAGATCGTCTAA